The segment CTCATTTCTTCACTATGGTGATTTTGCATATCACCATCAGAATATGTAGTAAATAAAGCAGTGGTATTTTTCTCATTATAAATTTCAATATCAATTTCATGGTAAAAATCCGGTTCTTTATATAAGAAAAAACCTGTAATAGATGACGGAGCATTAGGTAATTTCATTTTTATTTCATAAGAACCAAAGCTTAATTCTTCCTTACTTTGAATTTCCCCACCATTTAATGTTAATTTAGGAATTTTGATATGTAGTTGATCATCTTCAATAAAAACATTTTCTTTTTGTAAATTGGTCCGACCTAAAAAAAAGTCCCTTTTTAACCAAAAAGAATCATCAAACACTTGGAAATCATCTTT is part of the Anaerobranca californiensis DSM 14826 genome and harbors:
- a CDS encoding glycoside hydrolase family 16 protein; translation: MFDDSFWLKRDFFLGRTNLQKENVFIEDDQLHIKIPKLTLNGGEIQSKEELSFGSYEIKMKLPNAPSSITGFFLYKEPDFYHEIDIEIYNEKNTTALFTTYSDGDMQNHHSEEMSFDPTEDFNIYRIDYYPHKVSFYINGDLKVSWTEGFSLEPMRLIVNLWFPKWLEGKVPVEDKFLIIDWIRY